The following are from one region of the Gemmatimonadota bacterium genome:
- a CDS encoding M28 family peptidase codes for MRRSFLPAAIVLLAGCADGSEAQLVKEFDGAAALTRVEQQLAFGPRIPGTPGHAAMAAWLDSLARAGADTVVVQRWWHRTLTGDSIPQVNVIARFNPAATERILYVAHWDSRPRTDGPGQTDTTQAVPGANDGGSGVAILLGVMDALKKLRPAQGVDLLFADGEDYGHFTTPLGPDVLIGSTYYAKNLLGPAKPRFAVLFDMVGDKDLRLPIEGFSQIAAPDVVELVWATAEKMGFGHIFVRESGQAMTDDHTPLIAAGIRTIDVIDFTYPPWHTKDDTIDKLSAASLGAVGNVAVGTIRRAEAGGK; via the coding sequence ATGAGACGCAGCTTCCTGCCCGCCGCCATCGTCCTGCTCGCCGGCTGTGCCGACGGCAGCGAGGCGCAGCTGGTGAAGGAGTTCGACGGTGCGGCGGCGCTGACGCGCGTCGAGCAGCAGCTGGCCTTCGGCCCACGCATTCCCGGCACGCCGGGGCACGCGGCGATGGCGGCCTGGCTCGACTCGCTGGCGCGCGCGGGAGCGGACACGGTGGTGGTGCAGCGGTGGTGGCATCGGACGCTCACCGGCGACTCGATCCCGCAGGTCAACGTCATCGCCCGCTTCAACCCGGCGGCGACGGAGCGGATCCTCTACGTGGCCCACTGGGACTCACGGCCGCGGACCGACGGTCCCGGGCAGACGGACACCACGCAGGCGGTGCCCGGTGCCAACGATGGCGGGTCGGGAGTGGCCATCCTGCTCGGCGTCATGGATGCCCTCAAGAAGCTGCGGCCGGCACAGGGCGTCGACCTGCTCTTCGCCGACGGCGAGGATTACGGCCACTTCACCACGCCACTTGGGCCCGATGTACTGATCGGGTCGACCTACTACGCCAAGAACCTGCTGGGGCCGGCGAAGCCGCGCTTCGCCGTCCTCTTCGACATGGTGGGCGACAAGGATCTCCGCCTCCCGATCGAGGGCTTCTCGCAGATCGCTGCCCCGGATGTGGTCGAGCTGGTCTGGGCGACGGCGGAGAAGATGGGGTTCGGCCACATCTTTGTCCGGGAATCCGGGCAGGCGATGACCGATGACCACACCCCGCTTATCGCCGCCGGGATCCGCACCATCGACGTGATCGACTTCACCTACCCGCCCTGGCACACCAAGGACGACACCATCGACAAGCTCTCGGCGGCGAGCCTCGGTGCCGTAGGGAACGTGGCCGTCGGGACGATCCGTCGTGCCGAGGCGGGCGGCAAATAG
- a CDS encoding ComEA family DNA-binding protein, which produces MTRAERRSLLTLGVLALGGHFLLAARGAADVAPGAVTLLDPAGDGDPLAHRDSAAALAAPLGATERVDIDRAGVAELQRLPGVGPALAKRIVADRERRGAFGGTAGLDRVAGVGPAMLAKLAPHLSFSGPTADAGGVVTAAGFDPNRAGVAEWDALPGIGPTRAKAIVAFRDSAGPFRRLDDLRRVPGLPASVLRGLAAHLQLP; this is translated from the coding sequence GTGACCCGCGCCGAACGCCGTTCCCTCCTCACCCTCGGGGTGCTGGCCCTTGGTGGCCATTTTCTCCTCGCCGCCAGGGGGGCCGCTGACGTCGCGCCGGGGGCCGTCACCCTCCTCGACCCGGCCGGCGACGGCGATCCGCTGGCGCATCGCGACAGCGCCGCCGCCCTCGCCGCGCCGCTTGGCGCGACGGAGCGGGTCGACATCGACCGCGCAGGCGTGGCCGAACTGCAGCGGCTACCGGGGGTCGGGCCGGCACTGGCCAAACGGATCGTGGCGGATCGCGAGAGGCGCGGGGCGTTTGGCGGCACGGCCGGGCTCGACCGTGTCGCCGGCGTCGGCCCCGCGATGCTCGCCAAGCTGGCCCCCCACCTCAGCTTCAGTGGCCCGACGGCCGATGCTGGGGGAGTGGTCACTGCCGCGGGATTCGACCCGAATCGCGCGGGAGTGGCAGAATGGGATGCCTTGCCGGGCATCGGCCCGACTCGAGCGAAGGCGATTGTAGCATTTCGCGACAGCGCGGGCCCATTTCGCCGCCTGGACGACCTCCGCCGGGTCCCCGGACTGCCTGCCAGCGTGCTCCGCGGCCTCGCCGCACACCTCCAACTGCCCTGA